The sequence TCAATCACTTCTAGATCTCCTTCTTGCTCGACTGTCCAGACATCATAACTGCCAACGGTATCGCCATTTTCATCAAACTGGATGTCACCGCTTGCGCCTTGATAGTTGATTTCTTCTCCATTACGGATTAACTCCATCGCTTCACAAGGATCAGAGACTTCTGTTCCTGGGGAGTTGCTAATGTCACGATAGTTGTTTTTAATCGCTGTTCCCGTATTTGCACCTGCTTTTTCGGCAGCGAGCATCATAATCACTGCAGCATCCCAACTGTGAGGAACAAATGCGGTGACTTCTCCGCCAACTTCGGATTCCCATTTCTCAGTTAGATTGTCTAAAGCAACCCCACTCGCACCTGGAACTGTTCCCAACGCACCTGAAATCACGGATTGTCCATCAGGGGTTTTACCCACATCACTAACAAATTCTGGAGAGTAAACGCCGTCAGTGAGCAGTTCGGTTACCCCTTCACTTAAGCCTTGTTGATAAGCAGAGCGCATGAGTAAACTTCCTGTTTCTGCATAGAGAACCCCTAAAACTGCATCAGGATCATTGCCAAAGACTGCGGATGCTTCACTATCAAAGGTGGTTGCTTTGGGATCGTAACGAACTGGATCATCTTCGTTGATCACCGTTCCACCGAGTCCCTTAAATGCTTTGACAAACTCTTGTTCAAAACCAACCCCATAATCATTGTTAATCACAACTGTCGAAACCCGTTCAAAACCGCGATCGCTGGCAAGTTTCGCCAGGGCTTGCGCTTGATAAGTATCAGGGGGAGCAGTTCGCGCCCAGTAGCCTTCAAAGTCCCCTGCTTCTGCACGCTCGGTAAATACGGGACTGGTGCTTCCTGATGAAATCTGCATCACTTCATTTCTAACAGCAATATCAATGGTCGCTCCAGAAACACTACTGGCAAACGCCCCAACAACACCAGCCACTTGATCCACTTCCGCCAGTTTCGACATGGCAGCAGCCCCAGCGTTAGGATCGGTTTGGGTATCTTCTTGCACCAGTTCTACGGGTTGTCCATTCACCCCCCCACAAGCGTTAATAGTTTCTACCGCAAGATTAACCGCTTTGGGCATATTCTGACCAATGGAGGAAAGGTCACCAGTGGTGGGAAATAAACTCCCTAGTTTCAGTGTTTCTGGTGAATCAGTTCCTCCTGAAGTTGGTTCTTCAGTGGTTGTATTGTCAGGGCTTTCATTCGTGGGTTCTGTTTGACAAGCAGTGGTTAACAGCCCTGTGGAAAGGGTTAGTGCTGCTAGAGAAAGGGTCAATGGTTTTTTCGTTGTTGGTTTCATAATTAATCGTTAATAAATGATTAAGGTGAATTGACCCAAATTTTAGCAGTATCTACTGATAATAGATAGTTCTTGGAAAACAAATAAGGTTTCATCGGTGATATGGCGTTTCCTAGTTGGTTGAGGTACGTAATGCGAGTCGGTGGATGTTCATGGTTCATAGTTCGTGGTTCATTGATTAACAACCAAGAAATAACAAAGAACGAAGAACAAAGAACAAAGAACCAAAATTTAGAATGTACCTCATGAGATTGGGAAGTGCTATACTTTCGATTACCCAGTTCTCTCGTTGTGAGTCTAAAGTATTCTGTCATTGTAATAATTTCAGTAAATAATTATTTTGCTTTTCTATGTCATGGGTTAGGATGATGTCTGAAGGGGTTGTGAAAGGAGGCTGTCATGGCTACGCTAAGTCTGTCCCAGCAAGAAATTCAAGCGTTAACACCAGATGAGGTCAACCAATTAGCCGAACGTTTAGAAAAGGATGACTACAATAATCCTTTTGAGGCGTTACAAGATTGGCATTTACTACGGGCGATTTCATTTCACAATTGGGAATTAGTCGAACCTTATCGCTATCTCCTTGATGTGGAAACGTTTGATGAAGCCTAGTTGAAATGACCACTGGTAAGAATGTCCTGATTGGTATTGGTGGTGGAATTGCAGCTTATAAGGTCTGTCAGTTAATTTCTCGTCTCTATCAGACGGGTGTCTCAGTGCAAGTCATTCTTACAGAGGCTGCACAACAATTTATTACACCTTTGACGGTGAGCACGCTCAGTCGCCATCACGCTTATACTGATCTTGAGTTTTGGCAAAATTCTGCTCGTCCCTTACATATTGAGTTGGGAGAATGGGCAGATTTGTTTTTGATTGCTCCTTTAACGGCGAATACTTTAGGAAAACTGGCCTATGGGTTCGCTGATAATTTACTCACAAATACGGTTCTCGCCTCTGGCTGTCCGATTTTAGTTGCTCCTGCGATGAATACCGATATGTGGGAACAACCTTCAGTACAACGGAATTGGGAACTATTACAGCAAGACCAGCGCTATCATGTTTTAGAGCCAACGGGTGGTTTACTCGCCTGCGATCGCGCGGGAAAAGGACGGATGACAGAACCCGATCAACTCCTACGCAGTGTTCAATCTTTACTTTACACCGAAGGCAAACGAGATTTTCTCGGAAAACATATTTTGATTAATGGTGGGGGGACACAAGAGTATCTTGATCCAGTCCGATTTATTGGCAATCCTGCGACGGGAAAAATGGGGAGCGCGATCGCGCAGGCTGCTATAGATCGAGGTGCAACTGTGACTTTAGTTCATGGAGGCCATACAGAAATTCCCCTGATTCCTTCTCCACGTTTCCGTTTAATTTCTGTTATCAGTGCGGATGAGATGTATGAAGCGATGCTTGCTCATTTCCCCACTGCGGATTATACAATGCTTTCGGCTGCGGTGGCAGATGTGAAGCCTGCTCATTATTCCACAAAGAAACTCCCGAAAAAAGAGATCCCCAACTGTTTACCCTTAACCAGTGTTCGCGATATCGCAGCAACTCTCGGGAAGGAAAAACAACCGCAACAAACCTTAGTCGGATTTGCAGCACAAACAGGAGATTTTGTCAAGCCTGCGCGGGAAAAAATGGCGCGGAAAAACTTAGATTATATTGTCGCTAATCCCATTGATCGCACGGAAGGCGGGTTTGGCAGCGATGACAATCAGTGCATTATTCTGGGGAAAGCGGGACAAGAACAGTCAATTCCCTTATGCAGTAAGCTACAGTTAGCGCATTATCTTTTTGATCTGATCAGTTGACTTCAAATTAAAGTAATTCTAGTAAAGCCAAAAATGACAACAAAACGACTTGAAGAAGCCATCTCTAAAGTAAATCAATTATCAGAATCCGAACAAAATGCAATCGCGGATATTATCTTAGCAGAAATTGCAGATGAGCAATATTGGCAAGAACAATTTGACCAATCACAAGATCAATTAGCAATCCTAGCAAAGGAAGCATTGAGTGAGTA comes from Halothece sp. PCC 7418 and encodes:
- a CDS encoding ABC transporter substrate-binding protein; translated protein: MKPTTKKPLTLSLAALTLSTGLLTTACQTEPTNESPDNTTTEEPTSGGTDSPETLKLGSLFPTTGDLSSIGQNMPKAVNLAVETINACGGVNGQPVELVQEDTQTDPNAGAAAMSKLAEVDQVAGVVGAFASSVSGATIDIAVRNEVMQISSGSTSPVFTERAEAGDFEGYWARTAPPDTYQAQALAKLASDRGFERVSTVVINNDYGVGFEQEFVKAFKGLGGTVINEDDPVRYDPKATTFDSEASAVFGNDPDAVLGVLYAETGSLLMRSAYQQGLSEGVTELLTDGVYSPEFVSDVGKTPDGQSVISGALGTVPGASGVALDNLTEKWESEVGGEVTAFVPHSWDAAVIMMLAAEKAGANTGTAIKNNYRDISNSPGTEVSDPCEAMELIRNGEEINYQGASGDIQFDENGDTVGSYDVWTVEQEGDLEVIDQVQPVTE
- the coaBC gene encoding bifunctional phosphopantothenoylcysteine decarboxylase/phosphopantothenate--cysteine ligase CoaBC; protein product: MTTGKNVLIGIGGGIAAYKVCQLISRLYQTGVSVQVILTEAAQQFITPLTVSTLSRHHAYTDLEFWQNSARPLHIELGEWADLFLIAPLTANTLGKLAYGFADNLLTNTVLASGCPILVAPAMNTDMWEQPSVQRNWELLQQDQRYHVLEPTGGLLACDRAGKGRMTEPDQLLRSVQSLLYTEGKRDFLGKHILINGGGTQEYLDPVRFIGNPATGKMGSAIAQAAIDRGATVTLVHGGHTEIPLIPSPRFRLISVISADEMYEAMLAHFPTADYTMLSAAVADVKPAHYSTKKLPKKEIPNCLPLTSVRDIAATLGKEKQPQQTLVGFAAQTGDFVKPAREKMARKNLDYIVANPIDRTEGGFGSDDNQCIILGKAGQEQSIPLCSKLQLAHYLFDLIS
- a CDS encoding DUF2555 domain-containing protein, with translation MATLSLSQQEIQALTPDEVNQLAERLEKDDYNNPFEALQDWHLLRAISFHNWELVEPYRYLLDVETFDEA